The following are from one region of the Streptomyces decoyicus genome:
- a CDS encoding flavin reductase family protein: MSDEEFRAALSRLAAGVVLITAHDPDEGPHGEDVGMTATAFLSVSLDPPLVMVSVRNDSRMDDLLELQPLWAVSVLSGHQRQIAGRFAMKGRISDRLLFEDIPFVRGEVSGAPLVGGALATMECRTEQRVVAGDHTLVIARVLATSIPNEDDGPLTYFRGKYRQLG; this comes from the coding sequence GTGAGTGACGAAGAATTCCGCGCCGCCCTGTCCCGCCTCGCCGCCGGAGTGGTGCTGATCACCGCCCACGACCCGGACGAGGGGCCGCACGGCGAGGACGTCGGCATGACCGCCACGGCCTTCCTGTCCGTGTCCCTCGATCCGCCGCTCGTGATGGTGAGCGTTCGCAACGACTCACGGATGGACGACCTGCTGGAGCTGCAACCGCTCTGGGCGGTGTCGGTGCTCTCGGGGCATCAGCGGCAGATTGCCGGACGGTTCGCGATGAAGGGGCGCATCAGCGACCGGCTGCTCTTCGAGGACATTCCGTTCGTACGGGGCGAAGTGTCCGGTGCCCCGCTCGTCGGCGGAGCGCTCGCGACCATGGAGTGCCGCACCGAGCAACGGGTCGTGGCCGGCGATCACACGCTCGTCATCGCCCGCGTACTGGCCACGTCGATTCCGAACGAGGACGACGGGCCGCTGACGTATTTCCGGGGGAAGTACCGGCAGTTGGGGTGA
- the arfB gene encoding alternative ribosome rescue aminoacyl-tRNA hydrolase ArfB: MSGPYVIRGSVVLPEAELVWRFSRSSGPGGQHVNTSDSQVELRLDLGRTQALPPVWKERALERLAGRLVDGVLSVRASEHRSQWRNRETAAVRLASLLAEATAPPPKPRRKSRIPRGINERRLREKKQRGDTKRGRSGRDWG; the protein is encoded by the coding sequence ATGTCCGGGCCCTATGTCATCCGCGGTTCGGTCGTCCTTCCAGAGGCCGAGCTCGTATGGCGTTTCTCGCGCTCCTCCGGTCCGGGCGGCCAGCACGTCAACACCAGCGACAGCCAGGTCGAGCTGCGCCTCGACCTCGGCAGGACGCAGGCGCTGCCGCCGGTGTGGAAGGAGCGCGCCCTGGAGCGGCTGGCGGGCCGGCTGGTCGACGGCGTGCTGTCCGTGCGCGCCTCCGAGCACCGCTCCCAGTGGCGCAACCGCGAGACCGCCGCCGTCCGGCTGGCCTCGCTGCTCGCCGAGGCCACCGCGCCCCCGCCCAAGCCGCGCCGCAAGTCGCGGATCCCGCGGGGCATCAATGAGCGGCGGCTGCGCGAGAAGAAGCAGCGCGGCGACACCAAGCGCGGCCGCTCGGGCCGCGACTGGGGCTGA
- a CDS encoding TerD family protein → MAVSLSKGGNVSLTKEAPGLTAVTVGLGWDVRTTTGTDFDLDASAIAVNPSGKVYSDQHFVFFNNKATPDQSIVHTGDNVTGQGEGDDEQINVNLAALPADIDKIVFPVSIYDAENRSQNFGQVRNAFIRIINQAGGTELARYDLSEDAATETAMVFGELYRNGAEWKFRAVGQGYASGLVGIAQDFGVNV, encoded by the coding sequence ATGGCTGTAAGCCTGTCCAAGGGCGGCAACGTCTCGCTCACCAAGGAGGCACCGGGCCTGACCGCCGTCACGGTCGGCCTCGGCTGGGACGTCCGGACCACCACCGGCACGGACTTCGACCTCGACGCGAGCGCGATCGCGGTCAACCCGAGCGGCAAGGTCTACTCCGACCAGCACTTCGTCTTCTTCAACAACAAGGCCACGCCGGACCAGTCCATCGTGCACACCGGTGACAACGTCACCGGCCAGGGCGAGGGCGACGACGAGCAGATCAACGTCAACCTGGCGGCGCTGCCGGCGGACATCGACAAGATCGTCTTCCCGGTCTCGATCTACGACGCCGAGAACCGCAGCCAGAACTTCGGCCAGGTGCGGAACGCCTTCATCCGCATCATCAACCAGGCCGGCGGCACCGAGCTCGCCCGCTACGACCTCAGCGAGGACGCGGCCACCGAGACCGCCATGGTCTTCGGCGAGCTGTACCGCAACGGCGCGGAGTGGAAGTTCCGCGCGGTGGGCCAGGGCTACGCGTCCGGCCTCGTCGGCATCGCGCAGGACTTCGGCGTCAACGTCTGA
- a CDS encoding helix-turn-helix domain-containing protein — translation MVRTPLTPWERERGERLGALLRRARGERSMVEVAAAAGLSAETLRKIETGRAPTPAFFTVAALAGTLGLSLDEVAALAAPPEVAGSAVA, via the coding sequence ATGGTGCGCACTCCACTGACCCCTTGGGAACGCGAACGCGGTGAGCGGCTCGGCGCGCTGCTGCGCAGGGCGCGCGGCGAGCGGAGCATGGTCGAGGTCGCGGCGGCGGCGGGACTGTCCGCCGAGACGCTGCGGAAGATCGAGACCGGCCGGGCGCCGACACCGGCGTTCTTCACGGTCGCCGCGCTGGCCGGCACGCTCGGACTGTCGCTCGACGAGGTGGCGGCGCTGGCCGCGCCCCCTGAAGTGGCCGGGAGCGCGGTGGCCTGA